CGGTTTCTGGAACTGTGATTGGTTCATCTGCTAAACCTAAAGCGAGATATCTCGGCTTTCTTCGCCGATTGTTCAAAGCCATCGTCGCCGGTGAATACAGAACAGAGTATCGCACCGATCGTTTTCAGAAGGGATAAATTATGATTAGCCCTCgaaaaatgattattaattaaatttagtaaCTGCCCACCCGTTACTTACCACTACGCCCACTCATGGTAACCGCTTAGTAATTTTTGGTAATTGGGCCTACTAAGcccaaacatatttttttgttaagctATTAAAAACCCAAATAACCTTTTGCACTACTACTACAACTACTATTACAAGTGGCGTGATCCTCAAAATTTTGATCTCCTATTCTTCTAAGCTCTCACTATACATGAGAGAACTATGTCTTCAAGCTCTGTAATCAAATCGGATCACCGTGAATGTGAATCACATGATGTATGTTTATGCATTGAATCAACTAAAATAAAGATTTCCTAGACTcttaattagaaataaatggATGGCTGTGAGATATAATGAGTAATAAACATGTATTCCAAGACactttgttaaatatttataacagaGATACATGGGAACTGACATGGACCATATATTACACAAATGTATGAGAACATTACAGCTTATGACTTTGACAAATGTTTATAAGAAAACCATGAAATGAATAATTAACAAGGATAGGATAGTTACCGAAGTACAAACTTGACGAAACCGCGAGAGAAATGGGCTTAGTGAGCTATGAACCACTCGTGTTTGTATGAAGTGAAGATATGTCCAATCACTAATNTTAAAGTGATAAGGACCAGACCAAAGAACCATTTCCAAATCACGCTCCCTCTCAAACAAGAATTGAAACTTGCCTCCGCCGATGAGGCGGCCGCGACATTTGGATGAGTCGATGGGCCACTCTTGAGGGAGCTTATCGATCAACGAGTAGAGATCTTGTCTTCTAGGGGTAACAACAACTCGACCAACCAAGCTTAGGCGGGTTTTCTCACGGACTTCAGCGTAAGCGGTTTCTGGAACTGTGATTGGTTCATCTGCTAAACCTAAAGCGAGATATCTCGGCTTTCTTCGCCGATTGTTCAAAGCCATCGTCGCCGGTGAATACAGAACAGAGTATCGCACCGATCGTTTTCAGAAGGGATAAATTATGATTAGCCCTCgaaaaatgattattaattaaatttagtaaCTGCCCACCCGTTACTTACCACTACGCCCACTCATGGTAACCGCTTAGTAATTTTTGGTAATTGGGCCTACTAAGcccaaacatatttttttgttaagctATTAAAAACCCAAATAACCTTTTGCACTACTACTACAACTACTATTACAAGTGGCGTGATCCTCAAAATTTTGATCTCCTATTCTTCTAAGCTCTCACTATACATGAGAGAACTATGTCTTCAAGCTCTGTAATCAAATCGGATCACCGTGAATGTGAATCACATGATGTATGTTTATGCATTGAATCAACTAAAATAAAGATTTCCTAGACTcttaattagaaataaatggATGGCTGTGAGATATAATGAGTAATAAACATGTATTCCAAGACactttgttaaatatttataacagaGATACATGGGAACTGACATGGACCATATATTACACAAATGTATGAGAACATTACAGCTTATGACTTTGACAAATGTTTATAAGAAAACCATGAAATGAATAATTAACAAGGATAGGATAGTTACCGAAGTACAAACTTGACGAAACCGCGAGAGAAATGGGCTTAGTGAGCTATGAACCACTCGTGTTTGTATGAAGTGAAGATATGTCCAATCACTAATCCACAAAACACACCAGGTCCAAATGATATCGCGGCTGCTATCCAATTCAGCATTGGCTCTTCCGGTATGGACAAAGATTCCTCGGTTTGCTCTGGGGTAGGAACGGGAACATGATGGCTTTCTCTACAAATTTCCTCAATGGCATAGAGTCCAGGATTCCCCATGAATGAAGAACAGTTTTGAGTACCAAACTGTGTGCTCTGAGGCACTAATCCTTCAAGATGATTGTAGGAGAAGTTGATGTTGGACAGAAACGAGAGTTTTCCAAGACCTCGAGGAATTTCACCTGACAAGTTATTTCGAGATAGGTCTAACGTCTCGAGACTTGTGATATTTGCCAAGGATGATGGAATGTGGCCCGTGAATGCGTTGCCTGACAAGTTAAGAAGGCGCAGTTCTCTAAACAGACCAATGGATTCTGGTATATGTCCAGAGAATCGATTTCCAGAAAAATCAATAGCTTTGAAGCCAAGAAAGATGCGAGCGAAATCTGTGTCTACTCCTTTGTACACCAAATCCATCGAATCAAACACAGGAGAATAAGTACCCACATAGTTCATCTCTGGGCTGGTGTAACCATGCCACACAAATGACATTGTAGTCCAATTGGCAAAATAGCCCTGTGGTAATGATCCAACGAAGTTGTTATTAGATATGTCAATGATCCGCAGCCCCGGAAACCCTGAGTAGGCAGAGGGATTATAGACCGGACCATAGAATGCATTTGATCGGAGCAGAAGAACATTTAGACATTGGAGAGAACCCAACCACAACGGAAATGTATCcttgatcttgttttctttcacATTAAGAAAATCCATCCACTCACAATTGATCAAAGATCTTGGAAGTTTTCCCGCCAAATTGTTGTGGCTGACATCGATTGATCGTAACGAAGAGCCTTTGATAAACACATCTGGTAGAAACCCACTTAAAATGTTGTTTCTCAGATTTAGTTTTTCAAGAACACTGAAACTCTCCAAACATTGAGGAATGAAACCAGAGAAATTGTTGTTGGACAAATCTAAgttatttaaaaatgtaaactcGCAGATCCATTGTGGAACTGGTCCTTGGAGTGAATTTGAACTTAGATCCAACCAACTTAATGATTTTCCATTGATAACTTCCACTGAGTTTCCGAAGCTACTGAAAGAGTTATGGGAAAGCTTTACAGAATACATCTTAGGTGATCTCCATAAACAGCAAGGTACTTGGTCTTCTAACTTATTGTAGGAAAGATCAAGCTCACTGAGGTTGACTAACTTAGATAAAGATCTAGGCACTCGTCTTCCAAAATTGTTATAGCTAAGATCTAAAAATTGGAGATTGACCAACTTAGATATAGATCTAGGGATTCGTCCTCTGAAATTGTTATGGCTAAGATCTAAACGTTCTAGATTGCGTAAGTTCAGTATAGAACTAAGGACTAGTCCTCCTAAATTGTTATGCTTAAGATATAAATGAATGACATTGACTAATTTTGATATAGATTCTGGGATTAGCCCATCAAAATTGTTGTCGCCAACATTTAACACTTTAAGCTTAGATGATGAAGAGGTATTCCCAAATTCAATAGGTCCTTCGAATTGGTTTTGGCTTAAATCAATATCGACTAACGAAGGAATCATGAGCAAGAACGAGGGAAAAGGTCCGAAAAATAAGTTGTCATGCGCCCAAAATTGCTCTAAGTTGCGGAGTCCACTTAGGTCAGTAGAAATAGATGATTTGAAGTGATTGGATGAGAGGTCTATATGGGACAAGCTGGTTAAATTGGCTAATACTATCTCCCCACCAGTGAATTGATTTCTAGAGAGATAGAAATTAGAAAGCTTTGTTAAGTTGGCAAATGACCTAGGAATATCACCTCTCAACTTATTACCCGAAAGACTCACGTACCTTAGTTGGCTTAGGCTACCGANNNNNNNNNNNNNNNNNNNNNNNNNNNNNNNNNNNNNNNNNNNNNNNNNNNNNNNNNNNNNNNNNNNNNNNNNNNNNNNNNNNNNNNNNNNNNNNNNNNNNNNNNNNNNNNNNNNNNNNNNNNNNNNNNNNNNNNNNNNNNNNNNNNNNNNNNNNNNNNNNNNNNNNNNNNNNNNNNNNNNNNNNNNNNNNNNNNNNNNNNNNNNNNNNNNNNNNNNNNNNNNNNNNNNNNNNNNNNNNNNNNNNNNNNNNNNNNNNNNNNNNNNNNNNNNNNNNNNNNNNNNNNNNNNNNNNNNNNNNNNNNNNNNNNNNNNNNNNNNNNNNNNNNNNNNNNNNNNNNNNNNNNNNNNNNNNNNNNNNNNNNNNNNNNNNNNNNNNNNNNNNNNNNNNNNNNNNNNNNNNNNNNNNNNNNNNNNNNNNNNNNNNNNNNNNNNNNNNNNNNNNNNNNNNNNNNNNNNNNNNNNNNNNNNNNNNNNNNNNNNNNNNNNNNNNNNNNNNNNNNNNNNNNNNNNNNNNNNNNNNNNNNNNNNNNNNNNNNNNNNNNNNNNNNNNNNNNNNNNNNNNNNNNNNNNNNNNNNNNNNNNNNNNNNNNNNNNNNNNNNNNNNNNNNNNNNNNNNNNNNNNNNNNNNNNNNNNNNNNNNNNNNNNNNNNNNNNNNNNNNNNNNNNNNNNNNNNNNNNNNNNNNNNNNNNNNNNNNNNNNNNNNNNNNNNNNNNNNNNNNNNNNNNNNNNNNNNNNNNNNNNNNNNNNNNNNNNNNNNNNNNNNNNNNNNNNNNNNNNNNNNNNNNNNNNNNNNNNNNNNNNNNNNNNNNNNNNNNNNNNNNNNNNNNNNNNNNNNNNNNNNNNNNNNNNNNNNNNNNNNNNNNNNNNNNNNNNNNNNNNNNNNNNNNNNNNNNNNNNNNNNNNNNNNNNNNNNNNNNNNNNNNNNNNNNNNNNNNNNNNNNNNNNNNNNNNNNNNNNNNNNNNNNNNNNNNNNNNNNNNNNNNNNNNNNNNNNNNNNNNNNNNNNNNNNNNNNNNNNNNNNNNNNNNNNNNNNNNNNNNNNNNNNNNNNNNNNNNNNNNNNNNNNNNNNNNNNNNNNNNNNNNNNNNNNNNNNNNNNNNNNNNNNNNNNNNNNNNNNNNNNNNNNNNNNNNNNNNNNNNNNNNNNNNNNNNNNNNNNNNNNNNNNNNNNNNNNNNNNNNNNNNNNNNNNNNNNNNNNNNNNNNNNNNNNNNNNNNNNNNNNNNNNNNNNNNNNNNNNNNNNNNNNNNNNNNNNNNNNNNNNNNNNNNNNNNNNNNNNNNNNNNNNNNNNNNNNNNNNNNNNNNNNNNNNNNNNNNNNNNNNNNNNNNNNNNNNNNNNNNNNNNNNNNNNNNNNNNNNNNNNNNNNNNNNNNNNNNNNNNNNNNNNNNNNNNNNNNNNNNNNNNNNNNNNNNNNNNNNNNNNNNNNNNNNNNNNNNNNNNNNNNNNNNNNNNNNNNNNNNNNNNNNNNNNNNNNNNNNNNNNNNNNNNNNNNNNNNNNNNNNNNNNNNNNNNNNNNNNNNNNNNNNNNNNNNNNNNNNNNNNNNNNNNNNNNNNNNNNNNNNNNNNNNNNNNNNNNNNNNNNNNNNNNNNNNNNNNNNNNNNNNNNNNNNNNNNNNNNNNNNNNNNNNNNNNNNNNNNNNNNNNNNNNNNNNNNNNNNNNNNNNNNNNNNNNNNNNNNNNNNNNNNNNNNNNNNNNNNNNNNNNNNNNNNNNNNNNNNNNNNNNNNNNNNNNNNNNNNNNNNNNNNNNNNNNNNNNNNNNNNNNNNNNNNNNNNNNNNNNNNNNNNNNNNNNNNNNNNNNNNNNNNNNNNNNNNNNNNNNNNNNNNNNNNNNNNNNNNNNNNNNNNNNNNNNNNNNNNNNNNNNNNNNNNNNNNNNNNNNNNNNNNNNNNNNNNNNNNNNNNNNNNNNNNNNNNNNNNNNNNNNNNNNNNNNNNNNNNNNNNNNNNNNNNNNNNNNNNNNNNNNNNNNNNNNNNNNNNNNNNNNNNNNNNNNNNNNNNNNNNNNNNNNNNNNNNNNNNNNNNNNNNNNNNNNNNNNNNNNNNNNNNNNNNNNNNNNNNNNNNNNNNNNNNNNNNNNNNNNNNNNNNNNNNNNNNNNNNNNNNNNNNNNNNNNNNNNNNNNNNNNNNNNNNNNNNNNNNNNNNNNNNNNNNNNNNNNNNNNNNNNNNNNNNNNNNNNNNNNNNNNNNNNNNNNNNNNNNNNNNNNNNNNNNNNNNNNNNNNNNNNNNNNNNNNNNNNNNNNNNNNNNNNNNNNNNNNNNNNNNNNNNNNAAATTAGAAAGCTTTGTTAAGTTGGCAAATGACCTAGGAATATCACCTCTCAACTTATTACCCGAAAGACTCACGTACCTTAGTTGGCTTAGGCTACCGATTGAAGTTGGAACTTCACCTACTAATTCATTACCAAAAAGATCAAGATGTGTGAGATGAGAAAGATTTCCAAAGGAAGAAGGAATCTCCCCTTGGAGATGGCAAAGTGAAAGATCTAGGTGACGAAGATGTTGGAGTTTAAAAAGACCACCGTTAAATTTCAAAGAGGTGTTGGCATTACAGTAACGGAGTTCTAGAAATATCACCTCTCCCACGATGGTATCACACTTGACACCCTCCCAAGAACAGCAGTCAACGCTCTTGTTCCATGAAGTTGTTGGTACATGGAATTCCTTCTGTAACTCCAAAAGAGCATCCCTCTGGTTGGGGCGGCACAAGTACCGTGTGGGAGAAGCAAAGATGTTTGgtaacaaaagaagacaaaagaagaaatagatAGTAATAATACCAAGGAAGCAATATGATTGGCTTCGtatcatgatatttttttttgggaaacaaAGACGATCTATCTGTTAAATTGCTATGTGATAGACATGTCTTGCATACACACTTctctttatatacatataagtcATCCTATGTAAGGAGCTTGACTTGGCAAGTCTTCCTATGAATTAAAATGATGAAAATAGtgagatattttgtttttgtggacaCCAACCAAAGCGTTAGAAATAGAAGAAGCGATGACAAGAAACGTACAAACGAAAAACACAAGTTGAGCAGAAGACTAAACACGACACAACCAATGAATAAACATGTACTCTATATCCAAGTAATATCGTGGGAAATGGGTTTGGAGGTTAGTCGGGTCATGCGAAACCCTTTTTTACGTCCATTTCTTTTAGTgaagaattaaatattttaattaccaCCCTCCAAACGATATTCTTGAGGCTTTGAATTGTAATGATGATGTGTTGAGTCCATGGGCAGAGAGTCTTAGCGACAAAACTATATAGAAGAAGATTGATAAATGCTATGCATAAGTAATGAAAGAGAATAATTGAAGCATGGCTAGTTGATGATCGCAtgcaataaaaaagaaactgtAGAAAACAGTTTTAATTTTGGAGAGGGGGAGACCATTAGCTTGTTTCACCATATATGTTTCAAAACTACAACTTTTGTTAACTGATTAGATCCGGTTGGACCAAAATTGAACCGTAACCCAAATGCTTtagttttcatttcttttctaAAACAACTAGATTTTTGATCTGCGATATAccgcatatatataatttttattattatttatattttatattgtatttgtttgttaaatattggacaTTTTGCAAATagaagaataactaaattttccgacCGTTTAtacggctaaatatttatattaattttttaacccgcaatatatttcatgatcatttgtttgttatatttagtttttttatttggtgtttgagattctattttgatttttaattattataacaaaaaaataaggggTCTAAATGCATCaaaagtcatttatacgctatgattaagtcatatatttcctaatgatttaattattttacacaatcttagttaaatcaacttaaattttatatgtcaaatattatgatattaatagtgttgacaaataataaaataaggatttaacccgtgttagcataaatttaataatattttattaatccaacatgttctctttataactcatctactaatgactatattatataactagaatttgtacccgcgcacgcacaggattttaattttaaatatttcttatcaatagaaattgttaagctcaaatataatctttccaacttttgagtataaatttatataaatactaaacttactttactcagtgatatacaacatatatatttttgacaatttgttagaaataccctttttggcatatccattttcaaaatgtccattattttatacattttcatttttgcccttttttacacaattacaccatgttaaattaatttttagaatttttttttaggtttgggttcccaatttacatttagggtatagtttttaagggatagggtttagtatttggggtttaggatttataattttgtcattttatatattgaaaaggggtatttttgaaaatagacatcatgaaatgg
The Camelina sativa cultivar DH55 chromosome 15, Cs, whole genome shotgun sequence DNA segment above includes these coding regions:
- the LOC104746937 gene encoding receptor like protein 30-like translates to MIRSQSYCFLGIITIYFFFCLLLLPNIFASPTRYLCRPNQRDALLELQKEFHVPTTSWNKSVDCCSWEGVKCDTIVGEVIFLELRYCNANTSLKFNGGLFKLQHLRHLDLSLCHLQGEIPSSFGNLSHLTHLDLFGNELVGEVPTSIGSLSQLRNQFTGGEIVLANLTSLSHIDLSSNHFKSSISTDLSGLRNLEQFWAHDNLFFGPFPSFLLMIPSLVDIDLSQNQFEGPIEFGNTSSSSKLKVLNVGDNNFDGLIPESISKLVNVIHLYLKHNNLGGLVLSSILNLRNLERLDLSHNNFRGRIPRSISKLVNLQFLDLSYNNFGRRVPRSLSKLVNLSELDLSYNKLEDQVPCCLWRSPKMYSVKLSHNSFSSFGNSVEVINGKSLSWLDLSSNSLQGPVPQWICEFTFLNNLDLSNNNFSGFIPQCLESFSVLEKLNLRNNILSGFLPDVFIKGSSLRSIDVSHNNLAGKLPRSLINCEWMDFLNVKENKIKDTFPLWLGSLQCLNVLLLRSNAFYGPVYNPSAYSGFPGLRIIDISNNNFVGSLPQGYFANWTTMSFVWHGYTSPEMNYVGTYSPVFDSMDLVYKGVDTDFARIFLGFKAIDFSGNRFSGHIPESIGLFRELRLLNLSGNAFTGHIPSSLANITSLETLDLSRNNLSGEIPRGLGKLSFLSNINFSYNHLEGLVPQSTQFGTQNCSSFMGNPGLYAIEEICRESHHVPVPTPEQTEESLSIPEEPMLNWIAAAISFGPGVFCGLVIGHIFTSYKHEWFIAH